In Bacillus sp. DX3.1, the following proteins share a genomic window:
- a CDS encoding metallophosphoesterase translates to MVWIGLGCTFIGIVVVCLFMMYREAMRDTLLEHTLSFVNFPMSFGKVQIFFISDVHRRTISRSLIEKVKGKADLVIIGGDLAEKGVSLSRIADNIQSLSEIGPIYFVWGNNDYEIEYHELDALLLEQGVKILDNTRVLFESECGENLCLLGVDDVGLGRDRLDLALADCQENGFRILISHNPDIVKKMTGQEQISLVLSGHTHGGQIRLFHSEQYLKGGVYAHPNMTLFVSNGYGTTLIPLRFRAPAQTHLITLQRES, encoded by the coding sequence ATGGTATGGATTGGATTAGGTTGTACATTTATAGGTATTGTCGTTGTGTGTCTTTTTATGATGTACAGAGAAGCAATGCGTGATACATTGCTAGAACACACTTTATCATTTGTAAATTTTCCGATGAGCTTTGGAAAGGTACAAATCTTTTTTATTTCAGATGTTCATAGAAGAACCATCTCTCGTTCTTTAATCGAAAAGGTAAAAGGGAAAGCAGATCTCGTTATTATTGGTGGGGATTTAGCGGAGAAAGGTGTATCGTTGTCACGGATTGCTGATAATATTCAAAGCTTAAGTGAGATTGGTCCTATATATTTTGTGTGGGGTAACAACGATTATGAAATTGAATATCACGAGTTAGATGCATTGTTACTAGAGCAAGGTGTGAAAATTTTAGATAATACAAGGGTACTATTTGAATCAGAATGTGGCGAGAATCTTTGTTTATTAGGTGTGGATGATGTGGGATTAGGGCGGGACCGTTTAGATTTAGCATTGGCAGATTGTCAAGAAAATGGTTTTCGCATTCTAATTAGTCATAATCCAGATATCGTGAAAAAAATGACTGGACAAGAACAAATTTCACTCGTTCTAAGCGGACATACACATGGTGGACAAATTCGATTATTTCATTCTGAACAATATCTAAAAGGTGGGGTATATGCGCATCCGAATATGACTTTGTTTGTAAGTAACGGATATGGAACGACACTTATACCGCTGCGTTTTCGTGCTCCGGCTCAAACACATTTGATTACTTTACAAAGAGAATCTTAA
- a CDS encoding helix-turn-helix domain-containing protein, with product MQLQYTLLYCLKQLNGERTVSSIYHLLKGKRSSQTLQDGNMFQISFLFGMYKPLKRHDYDQEIEHLLNEKWIQCVHENTYILSDDGERKLSSWKEILSFPQYLHGLHYGDLGTTFWKRISLIIQTVSNLQKQNVKFIPIQQDTEVTMWVKQFLIGTPYVRSELAADLWKEMHMLLKNTSPIEATVITYRLTGYKRIGYTLEQLAEITKQDVFRVHLLFWGTIHFFIQFVRSNEKDFPLLTAIISYPNERADLFSLSTQKTYQLWNQGRSLDEIATIRSLKVATIEDHFVEIALRERNFSIEMFMEKNKIEQVQHIIETLQTRKLRVLKQAVGETVSYFEIRLVLARMGVVNET from the coding sequence TTGCAGTTACAATATACTTTATTATATTGTTTAAAACAATTAAATGGTGAACGAACCGTTTCTTCCATTTATCACCTTTTAAAAGGGAAACGTTCTTCACAAACCTTACAAGATGGAAATATGTTTCAAATTTCTTTTCTTTTTGGAATGTATAAACCATTAAAACGTCATGATTATGATCAGGAAATTGAACATTTATTAAACGAAAAGTGGATTCAATGTGTACATGAAAATACGTATATCTTATCAGATGATGGAGAAAGAAAATTAAGTAGCTGGAAAGAAATACTTTCATTTCCACAGTACTTACATGGCTTGCACTATGGTGATCTTGGTACAACTTTTTGGAAGCGAATTTCATTAATTATTCAAACTGTGTCGAACTTACAAAAGCAAAATGTTAAATTTATTCCAATTCAGCAAGATACAGAAGTAACGATGTGGGTTAAACAGTTTCTCATCGGGACACCGTATGTACGAAGTGAATTGGCGGCCGATTTATGGAAAGAAATGCATATGCTTTTAAAAAATACTTCGCCGATAGAAGCAACGGTTATTACATATCGCTTAACAGGTTATAAACGAATTGGGTACACACTGGAACAACTTGCTGAGATTACAAAACAAGATGTATTTCGCGTGCATCTTTTATTTTGGGGAACTATTCATTTCTTTATACAGTTTGTTCGGTCAAATGAAAAGGACTTTCCTTTACTAACAGCAATTATTTCTTATCCGAATGAAAGAGCCGATTTATTTAGTTTATCAACGCAAAAAACATATCAGCTTTGGAATCAAGGGCGTTCTTTAGATGAAATTGCAACGATTAGAAGTTTAAAGGTTGCGACGATCGAAGATCATTTTGTAGAAATTGCTTTACGGGAGAGAAATTTTTCGATTGAAATGTTTATGGAAAAGAACAAGATAGAGCAAGTACAACATATTATTGAAACATTACAAACACGCAAATTGCGTGTATTAAAGCAAGCGGTAGGAGAAACTGTTTCTTATTTTGAAATTCGTCTTGTGTTAGCGCGGATGGGGGTTGTAAATGAGACTTGA
- a CDS encoding CPBP family intramembrane glutamic endopeptidase: MNIQRRSIEDMSPKEIRLNLYVTQLIIIGVGLVLSYILFPNMNEFYDLWKWEPVSILIIGSGVACSIVLLDYIAMHVFPESWFDDGGINDRMFQGISVPRLLLITLVIGAAEEFLFRGVLQTHFGLIIASFIFAILHIRYVLKPFLFCFVCIISFVFGYVFQGTGNLFITIFAHFLVDFIMGLQLRK; the protein is encoded by the coding sequence ATGAACATTCAAAGGCGTAGTATTGAAGACATGAGTCCGAAAGAAATACGGCTTAATCTCTATGTGACACAATTGATAATTATAGGTGTTGGCCTTGTACTATCCTATATATTATTTCCAAATATGAACGAATTTTATGACTTGTGGAAATGGGAGCCTGTTTCCATTCTTATAATAGGTAGTGGAGTTGCGTGTAGTATTGTCTTACTTGACTATATTGCAATGCATGTGTTCCCCGAATCATGGTTTGATGATGGGGGAATTAATGATCGGATGTTTCAAGGGATTTCAGTACCCCGCCTACTGCTCATTACGTTGGTTATTGGGGCAGCGGAAGAATTTTTATTTCGAGGTGTACTGCAAACTCATTTTGGACTTATCATTGCGAGTTTTATTTTTGCTATTTTACATATCCGATATGTGTTGAAGCCATTTTTGTTTTGTTTTGTCTGTATAATTAGTTTTGTATTTGGATATGTGTTTCAAGGGACAGGTAATTTATTTATAACAATCTTTGCACACTTTCTTGTTGATTTTATAATGGGACTTCAGTTAAGAAAATAA
- a CDS encoding genetic competence negative regulator — translation MRLERLNYNKIKIFLTFDDLSERGLTKEDLWKNAPKVQQLFRDMMQEANKELGFEADGPIAVEVFSLQAQGMVVIVTKEKSEADIEDDFRDEFIEMQVTLDESEHILYEFATFEDVITLANRLYNLGVTGGKLYAWDGRFYLWLEEETPLLKADIIAILAEFGNSSTVTIYRIMEYGKELMDSQAIQQIYHYFVSKQNLS, via the coding sequence ATGAGGCTGGAACGTTTGAATTATAATAAAATTAAAATTTTCCTAACGTTTGATGATTTATCGGAACGTGGGCTGACGAAGGAAGATTTATGGAAAAATGCTCCGAAAGTACAGCAGTTGTTTCGAGACATGATGCAAGAGGCAAATAAAGAGCTTGGATTTGAAGCAGATGGTCCAATTGCAGTTGAAGTGTTTTCTTTACAAGCGCAAGGTATGGTTGTTATTGTAACAAAAGAAAAATCTGAAGCGGATATAGAAGATGATTTCCGGGATGAGTTTATTGAGATGCAGGTAACTCTTGATGAGAGTGAACATATATTGTATGAGTTTGCAACATTTGAAGATGTAATTACTTTGGCGAATCGTTTGTATAACCTTGGTGTAACTGGTGGGAAACTTTATGCATGGGATGGACGTTTCTACCTATGGTTGGAAGAAGAAACCCCGTTACTAAAGGCGGATATTATCGCCATTTTAGCGGAATTTGGTAACTCTTCTACAGTGACGATTTATCGAATTATGGAATATGGAAAAGAACTAATGGATTCTCAAGCAATCCAGCAAATATATCATTATTTTGTTTCAAAACAAAACCTCAGCTAA
- a CDS encoding MerR family transcriptional regulator — MPTLKGKYNIKAVSNMLGIHPSTLRAWERRYHMIAPKRNDAGHRLYTEEHIKILKWLMNRVNEGFTIGQAVRLLESNQLQNQHLPEIEYNKEALLVDEILHSLLKFDEIQAYELLNEAFAIYSIERVIAHIFVRIIDRLGNMRWNDEITTAQERYVDSFLCSRIGMVYHNSSMHSVLPKALAICGPGETNALNLFVFTTYLRQKGYQAMYLGTSVEEVDLNMVMTQVAPKYVFLSCSQERNLKATVQLITRLQSKYPEIHIGLIGFACQFVSDEEKSELHTVFIGDVKEDWDEWLKMSE; from the coding sequence ATGCCAACTTTAAAAGGGAAATATAATATAAAAGCAGTTTCAAATATGCTTGGAATTCACCCGAGTACACTGCGAGCTTGGGAGAGACGATATCACATGATCGCTCCAAAACGCAATGATGCAGGGCACCGTTTATATACAGAAGAGCACATTAAAATTTTAAAATGGCTCATGAACAGAGTAAATGAAGGATTTACGATTGGTCAAGCAGTTCGATTATTAGAGAGTAATCAATTGCAAAATCAACATTTACCAGAAATAGAATACAACAAGGAAGCACTTTTAGTAGACGAGATCCTCCATTCTTTGTTAAAATTTGATGAAATACAAGCTTATGAATTATTAAACGAAGCATTTGCTATTTATTCAATAGAAAGAGTCATAGCTCATATATTTGTCCGGATTATTGATAGATTAGGAAATATGCGGTGGAATGATGAAATTACAACTGCGCAAGAGCGATATGTAGATTCATTTTTATGTTCACGCATTGGAATGGTTTATCACAATTCATCTATGCATTCTGTATTGCCGAAAGCTTTGGCTATATGTGGTCCAGGAGAAACGAATGCATTAAACCTTTTTGTTTTTACAACATATTTACGCCAGAAGGGTTATCAAGCAATGTATCTTGGGACAAGTGTAGAAGAAGTGGATCTAAATATGGTTATGACACAAGTGGCACCAAAATATGTATTTTTATCGTGTTCACAGGAGCGGAATTTGAAAGCTACTGTTCAATTAATTACAAGGCTGCAAAGTAAATATCCAGAAATTCACATAGGCCTTATTGGATTTGCTTGCCAATTTGTTTCAGATGAAGAAAAATCTGAACTTCATACGGTATTCATTGGTGATGTAAAAGAAGACTGGGATGAATGGTTAAAAATGTCAGAATAG
- a CDS encoding RecQ family ATP-dependent DNA helicase has product MRLEDYLYKWFGYNVFRQGQKDVIVDLLQGKNVVAMLPTGGGKSLCYQLPGLMQDGTVLIVSPLLSLMEDQVTQLKYIVKNRVIAFNSFRTLTEKRKAMKRLSSFKFVFVSPEMLQSELLVRELKKIHISLFVVDEAHCISQWGYDFRTDYKKLDGVIAKIGHPPVLALTATATKEVLQDIVESLKLTNVKQHLYSIDRPNIAMQVQFVQTIEEKKEALLTHVTYLQGPGIIYCSSRAWTERLTEYLRSKGIIDVAYYHGGMEHEERMLIQQQFMNNQLQLVICTSAFGMGVNKPNTRYIVHFHYPANVASYLQEIGRAGRDGEASIAILLCSPLDHDLPVSIIEDELPNKQQIQFLFSLLHERMFQTKALPIEDVEEICYNAARFSEQHWRFVRYHLEKMEIIQQRELMMESLSDEAMHKLMLEVEGRLYNKYSQLENMKSWLQFTGCRREKLLLQFGYTKENDIKNCCDYCGITKEEYKKRQARQVVFDYNWEAELQLLFGIGERRTDEHSKA; this is encoded by the coding sequence ATGAGACTTGAGGATTATTTATATAAGTGGTTTGGTTATAACGTATTTCGTCAAGGGCAGAAAGATGTCATTGTTGATTTATTACAAGGGAAAAATGTTGTAGCGATGCTCCCAACTGGAGGAGGAAAGTCGCTTTGTTATCAGCTTCCAGGTCTCATGCAAGATGGAACAGTACTTATTGTTTCACCGTTATTATCCTTAATGGAAGATCAGGTTACACAGTTGAAATACATTGTGAAAAATCGTGTGATTGCTTTTAATAGTTTTCGTACATTAACAGAAAAAAGAAAAGCAATGAAAAGATTATCTTCCTTTAAATTTGTTTTTGTTTCGCCTGAAATGTTGCAATCGGAGTTATTGGTAAGGGAACTGAAAAAAATTCATATTTCACTATTTGTTGTAGATGAAGCGCACTGCATTTCACAATGGGGCTATGATTTTCGAACAGATTATAAAAAGTTAGATGGAGTGATTGCGAAAATCGGACATCCTCCAGTATTGGCATTAACTGCTACTGCAACAAAAGAAGTGTTGCAAGATATTGTGGAAAGCTTAAAACTTACAAATGTAAAGCAGCATCTCTATTCGATTGATCGACCTAATATTGCGATGCAAGTACAATTTGTACAAACAATAGAAGAAAAAAAGGAAGCACTCCTCACACATGTAACATACCTACAAGGGCCAGGAATTATTTATTGCTCAAGCAGGGCATGGACGGAGCGTTTGACGGAGTATTTAAGAAGTAAGGGAATAATAGACGTTGCATATTATCACGGCGGGATGGAACATGAGGAAAGGATGCTAATTCAGCAGCAATTTATGAATAATCAGCTGCAGCTTGTCATATGTACAAGTGCATTTGGTATGGGGGTCAACAAACCGAATACACGTTATATTGTTCATTTTCATTATCCTGCAAATGTTGCATCCTATTTACAAGAGATTGGCCGAGCAGGGCGGGACGGAGAAGCAAGTATTGCAATTTTACTATGCAGTCCATTGGATCATGATTTACCAGTTTCTATTATTGAAGATGAATTGCCAAATAAACAACAAATTCAATTTTTATTTTCTTTATTACATGAAAGAATGTTTCAGACGAAAGCATTACCAATAGAAGATGTAGAAGAAATTTGTTATAATGCAGCAAGGTTTAGCGAGCAACATTGGCGTTTTGTACGTTATCACTTAGAAAAGATGGAAATCATACAACAGAGGGAACTCATGATGGAATCCTTGTCAGATGAAGCGATGCACAAGTTAATGTTAGAAGTAGAAGGACGTCTGTATAATAAATACTCTCAATTAGAGAATATGAAATCATGGTTACAATTCACAGGATGTAGACGGGAAAAATTGTTACTTCAATTTGGATATACGAAAGAAAATGATATAAAAAATTGTTGTGACTATTGCGGTATTACAAAAGAAGAGTATAAAAAAAGGCAAGCAAGACAAGTGGTTTTCGACTATAATTGGGAAGCGGAGTTACAATTGCTGTTTGGGATAGGAGAACGGAGGACTGATGAACATTCAAAGGCGTAG
- a CDS encoding LysM peptidoglycan-binding domain-containing protein: MRKQAAKFEEEMEEIEQTEEGLPPRSEVHRNKEKKKSKFKINHFFVRILTFLFILLPICTLWYTDKYIEVKSKAEKDAPKISAFEVIFFDSNKQAGGEQKLSQSGTFQTHIVKEGETFESIGKQYFPNEDGAEIIKKYNNLQDKQLEVGKELKIPVKVEKEQKQ; this comes from the coding sequence ATGAGAAAACAAGCTGCTAAGTTTGAAGAAGAGATGGAAGAAATAGAGCAAACAGAAGAAGGTTTACCGCCGCGGAGTGAAGTTCATAGAAATAAAGAAAAGAAAAAATCTAAATTTAAGATTAACCATTTTTTTGTTCGGATTTTAACATTTTTATTTATTTTATTACCAATCTGCACACTGTGGTATACAGATAAATATATCGAGGTAAAAAGTAAAGCAGAAAAGGACGCCCCTAAAATAAGTGCATTTGAAGTGATCTTTTTTGATTCAAATAAACAAGCAGGAGGGGAACAGAAGCTGTCACAGTCTGGAACATTTCAAACTCATATTGTAAAAGAGGGTGAAACGTTCGAAAGTATTGGAAAGCAATATTTTCCGAATGAAGATGGAGCGGAAATCATTAAAAAATATAACAATCTACAAGATAAACAACTAGAGGTGGGGAAAGAGTTAAAAATCCCTGTTAAAGTAGAGAAAGAACAGAAGCAGTAA